In a single window of the Cucumis melo cultivar AY chromosome 11, USDA_Cmelo_AY_1.0, whole genome shotgun sequence genome:
- the LOC103502073 gene encoding scarecrow-like protein 34: MDPNLNHFPQTPSTQFNDQTSYLYPELQNSFVFNGPSLNLVPFVENSLFPYKPDPSPAMELKLAGGVPVVAPGRSPGGDSSSDESDFKESVLKYISQMLMEENLEEMPCMFYDPLGLEVTEKSFYDVLGNTDNYPPSPNQPPLLDCDSDRASTNVSVGNSNSPDSQSVVDPGDYKSSILQTPFLSNSHELVNELLAQNIFSDSKSILQYQKGLEEASKFLPVGNQLNIDLGSGMGTGVVSKVMDTTEKDQREKSPNGSKRRKSRERENVELDSEEGRRNKHATIYMDEEELSEMFDKVLLHDCGNETTANGGGENLQSNRQVHGSVTAKAREKKQEKRKDSVDLRNLLILCAQAVSSDDRRIAYELLKQIRQHSATNGDGSQRMSHFFANALEARMVGNGTGSRIYYESLSQSNITAADMLKAYQVHLSSCPFKKLSLFFMIKMILKVAENAKSLHVIDFGICYGFLWPMLIQFLAQLPDGPPKLRITGIDHPLPGFRPAEKIEESGRRLAKYCERFKVPFQYQAIASNNWETIRIEDFKLDSSDVLVVNCFYRFNNLLDETVEESSPRDTVLRLIRKMNPKIFVHSVVNGSYHAPFFITRFREALFHFSALYDALDVNLPRDSDERMMLEREFLGRQIMNVVSCEGVQRVERPETYKQWQVRCMRAGFRQLPLDKEIMSKFRSKLTSYYHKDFVLDEDEGWMLQGWKGRIVYASCCWESA, encoded by the coding sequence ATGGATCCAAACCTCAACCATTTCCCACAAACCCCTTCAACTCAATTCAACGATCAGACTTCATATCTATACCCAGAACTCCAAAACAGTTTTGTATTCAATGGCCCATCTCTAAATCTTGTTCCTTTCGTCGAAAATTCCCTTTTTCCCTACAAACCAGACCCTTCACCGGCGATGGAGTTGAAACTGGCCGGAGGTGTTCCCGTGGTGGCTCCAGGGCGGAGCCCTGGTGGTGATTCTTCCTCAGACGAGAGTGATTTCAAGGAAAGTGTTCTAAAGTACATAAGCCAAATGTTGATGGAAGAGAATTTGGAGGAGATGCCTTGTATGTTTTATGATCCTTTAGGGCTTGAAGTTACAGAGAAATCATTCTATGATGTTCTTGGTAATACCGATAACTATCCTCCTTCACCTAATCAACCTCCTCTCTTGGATTGTGATAGTGATCGTGCTAGTACTAATGTTAGTGTTGGCAATAGCAATTCACCTGACTCACAATCGGTTGTTGATCCTGGAGACTACAAGTCTTCTATACTTCAAACGCCCTTTCTTAGTAATAGTCATGAACTGGTTAATGAGTTGTTGGCTCAGAATATCTTTAGTGATAGCAAATCCATTTTGCAATATCAAAAAGGATTGGAGGAGGCAAGTAAGTTTCTTCCTGTTGGTAATCAGTTGAATATTGATCTTGGCAGTGGGATGGGGACAGGAGTAGTTTCTAAGGTAATGGATACAACAGAGAAGGATCAAAGGGAGAAATCACCTAATGGATCGAAGAGGAGGAAGAGTCGCGAACGTGAAAACGTGGAATTGGATtcggaagaagggaggagaaaCAAGCACGCCACTATTTATATGGACGAGGAAGAATTATCTGAAATGTTTGATAAGGTTTTACTTCATGATTGTGGAAATGAGACCACTGCAAATGGTGGGGGTGAAAATTTGCAGTCTAATAGACAAGTTCATGGATCGGTTACTGCAAAAGCTCGGGAAAAGAAACAGGAGAAGAGGAAAGACTCTGTGGATTTGAGAAATCTTCTGATATTATGTGCACAAGCTGTGTCTTCAGATGACCGGAGGATTGCGTATGAACTACTTAAGCAGATTAGGCAGCATTCTGCAACTAATGGGGATGGTTCTCAGAGAATGTCTCATTTCTTTGCTAATGCTCTCGAGGCTCGTATGGTGGGCAACGGCACAGGAAGTAGAATCTACTATGAATCATTATCTCAAAGCAACATTACAGCTGCTGATATGTTGAAAGCTTACCAAGTTCACTTATCATCCTGCCCTTTTAAGAAGCTCTCACTCTTTTTCATGATTAAAATGATTTTGAAGGTTGCTGAAAATGCTAAAAGTCTTCATGTTATTGATTTTGGCATTTGTTATGGTTTCCTATGGCCAATGTTAATTCAGTTTCTTGCACAACTACCTGATGGTCCTCCCAAACTACGCATTACTGGTATAGATCATCCTCTACCAGGATTTCGTCCAGCAGAAAAGATCGAAGAGTCAGGTCGTCGGTTGGCAAAATACTGTGAACGCTTTAAAGTTCCTTTTCAATATCAAGCTATAGCATCAAATAACTGGGAAACCATCCGAATTGAGGACTTCAAGCTCGATAGCAGTGACGTGCTTGTTGTGAACTGTTTCTACAGGTTTAACAACCTACTTGATGAAACTGTGGAAGAAAGTAGTCCACGGGATACTGTTCTGCGTTTAATAAGGAAGATGAACCCAAAAATCTTCGTACATTCTGTGGTTAATGGATCCTACCATGCACCTTTCTTCATAACACGATTCAGGGAAGCACTGTTCCACTTCTCTGCACTATATGATGCTCTAGATGTTAATTTACCTCGTGACAGCGACGAGAGGATGATGCTGGAGAGAGAGTTTCTTGGTCGCCAAATTATGAATGTAGTGTCATGTGAGGGTGTTCAGAGAGTTGAGAGGCCTGAAACCTATAAGCAGTGGCAGGTAAGGTGTATGAGGGCAGGATTCAGGCAGCTTCCTTTAGACAAGGAGATCATGAGCAAGTTTAGGAGCAAATTAACATCCTATTACCACAAAGATTTTGTACTAGATGAAGATGAAGGTTGGATGCTTCAAGGATGGAAAGGCCGGATCGTCTATGCTTCTTGTTGCTGGGAGTCAGCATAG
- the LOC103502072 gene encoding uncharacterized protein LOC103502072 has product MAKREISSTLRNLKFMQRATQREEQPKKEEEVKKPDENFFPSGTKIRKCVVLVEGDPHPGALKGRMSFQSFNPSIDKLNEEAARLGQHEIPGTSSGNHSGNLSSRDDGSSSNEAVCSNIDENNCEATEDLKRKQSEVVHEGQHPTKFSRSGNGKGSFKKPKGGKLDWNVLRPSKAPNKSG; this is encoded by the exons ATGGCAAAGCGCGAGATTTCCAGTACATTAAGAAACTTGAAg tTCATGCAAAGGGCGACTCAGAGAGAGGAGCAACctaagaaagaggaagaagtaaAAAAACCTGATGAGAATTTCTTTCCCTCGGGTACTAAAATCAGAAAGTG TGTGGTTTTAGTTGAAGGAGATCCTCATCCAGGGGCTCTTAAAGGTCGAATGTCATTCCAGAGCTTTAATCCTTCAATTGAT AAACTCAATGAAGAAGCAGCTAGGTTAGGGCAGCATGAAATTCCAGGCACTTCCTCAGGGAATCATAGTGGAAACCTTTCATCAAG AGATGATGGATCTTCAAGTAATGAAGCAGTGTGCTCAAACATTGATGAAAATAATTGTGAGGCTACCGAGGACCTTAAAAGGAAACAATCTGAAGTAGTTCATGAAGGACAACATCCAACTAAGTTTTCTAGAAGTGGTAATGGTAAAGGATCCTTCAAGAAACCAAAGGGTGGAAAGCTGGACTGGAATGTTCTTAGGCCCTCTAAGGCTCCCAATAAAAGTGGGTAA